A genomic window from Calonectris borealis chromosome 26, bCalBor7.hap1.2, whole genome shotgun sequence includes:
- the TSPAN2 gene encoding tetraspanin-2 → MGTGRGGMRCIKILLFIFNLTFWLAGLAVIAFGLWMRFGGIMADFASDKKSPEYFFMGLYVLVGAGALMTTVGFFGCCGAARESQCLLGAFFACLLVIFAAEVTAGVFAFIGKKVAIQEAQKIYEDIYDDYMKNPGGKVNRTIYHYHLALQCCGKDNIEQQMGLPCPENIQMPKNCLVEIQNVIDANLHLVGIVGIAIAGITIFGMIFSMVLCCAIRNTRDMI, encoded by the exons CTGGCAGGATTGGCTGTCATTGCCTTTGGTCTATGGATGCGATTTGGTGGGATTATGGCAGACTTTGCTTCAGACAAAAAGTCTCCAGAGTATTTCTTCATGG GACTCTATGTATTGGTGGGAGCAGGGGCTCTCATGACCACAGTTGGATTTTTTGGGTGCTGTGGAGCAGCGCGGGAGTCTCAGTGCTTACTTGGAGCA ttCTTTGCTTGCTTGTTGGTGATATTTGCAGCTGAGGTCACTGCTGGAGTATTTGCCTTTATAGGCAAGAAAGTG GCAATACAGGAAGCCCAGAAAATCTATGAAGACATTTATGATGACTATATGAAAAACCCAGGGGGGAAGGTCAACAGGACTATCTATCACTACCACTTGGCT CTCCAATGCTGTGGTAAAGATAATATAGAACAACAAATGGGATTACCCTGTCCAGAGAATATACAGATGCCAAAG aactGCCTGGTTGAAATCCAGAATGTAATTGATGCTAATCTGCATTTAGTTGGAATTGTTGGAATTGCAATTGCTGGCATCACA ATCTTTGGCATGATATTCAGCATGGTTCTGTGCTGTGCGATCCGTAACACAAGAGACATGATCTAA